The sequence GCTATTCAAAATCAAGTATTTATCGCATTGATTGTTTTTTGCCTACATGTACTCGTACAAATTGAAACTGGAAGTAAGCGAAAAACCTTACAGATTAGCCGTTATCTAAAGGCTGCATTCTGGAAATCAGCACATATTTGGATTCGGAAGATTGAAGGAAAAGCGATTCCTTAAAACCAAATTGTTGTCGTCACTTGAGTCTAATTGTAAATAATTAACAAATGAACAGAGCCACCTCTAGTTGGGTATTTCCTTTTTTGGCTCTAAACAGAAAAAATGATAAAACTGAAAATTCAAACATTATTTATGCAACACTAGTGATGTAATTTAGCAAAAAAAATTTAGAGGAGTGGAGATATAACAATAAAAAACGCACTGCGAATTTCATTGTGAAATCCAGTTCGTTTTGTTTTGATATTTATTTGTTGCACCTTTGAAGTAACCCCGTTCTAAATTTAGGACGGGGTTAAAATTTAGTTGGTTAATTTTTGATGTAAGATACTCCACTTCACCTAAAAATATGACAAAACTGTCGTTTAAATCTATGAGTTACTTCACAATTGCGCCCGTTAGCTGGAGATTTGATTTCGAGATAACTTGTATTATGTAAATGGTCTAAATCCACGGTTTGTTATCGTACAACAATTCATATAGCGTCGTATTTTATAAAATGAAAAACATTATCACATTAATAGAAAGAATAGTTAAAATTAAACCCAGAATAAATTTTTTACCAGTAAATTTCATACTTCCGTTTTGTACTCCCCTAAAAAGTAAAATTGATATTAGTAATAATGGAAGCGGAAGTTTTCAACGACAAGGGATTTAATGAAGAAATGAAGAATAATATTAGAAAGAAAATAGCGACGTTAAAAGAAGAAGAAAAACCAATCAAGAAATATAGGTTCACCGCCGTTGTAAGCTTTATGGTCCTCTTTTGTGTGTTCGTACTCCTGCTCAATTTTGGATTATCGCAAATTGGGATCATTGGTGAGGGAAGGATCACTGGCATTACTGAAGTTCAACAAGTCGAATTAATGGAAGCGATAGAAAACGAGCCATTCCAAGCAAAGCTTCCTACATTTCTTCCTTTTGAACAGGAGATGGCCACATTTACGCCTGCTCCAACGGAAAATCAACGTGAAAGTTTCCAATCTTTCCAATTTTATGGAGTCAATGGTGAATTTATCGATATGAAAGCTTTTAAGGGTGGTTGGGTTAGAGGGGAGGTGAAAACAGAAGAAATCAAAATAGGGGACTTCACTGGTTATTACTTGGTGAATGAACAAGGAGCCAAAATTATCTTTTGGGAAGTTGGAAACGTGGATTATGATTTAGCAACTAAGGATGATGAAATATCGAAGGATGATTTAATCAGAGTAGCCAAATCTTTTAAATAGAGATGGAGGAATAAATATGGTGTGGATTTTAGGCTTTTTCTTACTTACATCTATTATTAGTGTTATTTTGAGAAGGGTATTGAGCCGGAATAAATTTGAGTCAACTAACGAAAGGGAAAGACAAATCCAAGAAGAAGATCGAATTAAATCAAATAGCTGGTTTGGCGGAGGAGGATTTTAGAAGAGAGGGGTTAAGGGTTAGGTTTTATCACTAAACTCTTTTCCTAAATCTTGTTGTTCTGATACAGAGAATAATCAATCTGTAAATTTTTTATGTGATTCCCTACTTTTTGTCTAGAAAAGAATTCTTCGTTTGGAAAAG comes from Bacillus sp. 2205SS5-2 and encodes:
- a CDS encoding DUF4367 domain-containing protein, whose translation is MKNNIRKKIATLKEEEKPIKKYRFTAVVSFMVLFCVFVLLLNFGLSQIGIIGEGRITGITEVQQVELMEAIENEPFQAKLPTFLPFEQEMATFTPAPTENQRESFQSFQFYGVNGEFIDMKAFKGGWVRGEVKTEEIKIGDFTGYYLVNEQGAKIIFWEVGNVDYDLATKDDEISKDDLIRVAKSFK